In one Rhodococcus sp. B50 genomic region, the following are encoded:
- a CDS encoding class I SAM-dependent methyltransferase, producing MTSRLSPRLAEIVAALPLEPHLRVLEIGCGPGAAARAIADRLTTGHILAIDRSRAAIDRLTSSSGALIAAGRLRARCVAVEDFVPADDEAPFDLVFAVRVGALDGRHPSAGRAALERIAAATRPDARLFVDGGDPLRELPIPRGS from the coding sequence GTGACTTCCCGCCTCTCGCCGCGACTCGCCGAGATCGTCGCTGCCCTACCTCTGGAGCCGCACCTGAGGGTGCTGGAGATCGGCTGTGGACCCGGGGCTGCAGCGCGTGCGATCGCCGACCGGTTGACCACCGGGCACATCCTCGCCATCGACCGGTCCCGGGCGGCGATCGACCGGTTGACCTCGTCGTCGGGAGCTCTGATCGCTGCGGGCCGGTTGCGTGCGCGCTGTGTCGCCGTGGAGGATTTCGTCCCGGCCGACGACGAGGCGCCGTTCGATCTCGTCTTCGCGGTCCGGGTCGGTGCGCTGGACGGTCGGCATCCCTCTGCGGGCAGGGCGGCTCTGGAGCGGATAGCTGCTGCGACGCGTCCGGATGCGCGCCTGTTCGTCGACGGGGGTGATCCACTGAGGGAACTTCCGATCCCGAGGGGATCGTGA
- a CDS encoding DUF3566 domain-containing protein, with product MSTPQGPNGADRGQPGRKPEDRTENEVKPEKPGEQRGPAPEQKPAPGNRPSQTTGVPAQGSSGPTAEAPAQPRPPADAAPAQKAAEAPSNAAPEKSVQGDAPKSGGASAADGQGRTGQMPRSGGPTPPWQRGTASAQSGAPQNAPQTNVPGVGPGLSEQGGSSQRPAASAGKGAAAGGTNPSTRPVVTGTAAPKATGGARPAGTGDAARAAADRVAAAKADRAAAVKAKSAVIDGPTRHIERKDLAKDLPDLSAVKHPSSGSPSTGETPQVSATAATTAVPTAIPATGPLRATVQIRRIDPWSMLKISSVISVSLFFVWMIAVGLLYGVLAGMGVWERLNSAFTDIVSDSGSGALVSAGQVFGYATIIGIANTVLLTALATLGAFIYNLCTDLVGGVQATLADPD from the coding sequence GTGAGCACTCCCCAGGGACCGAACGGGGCCGATCGCGGGCAACCCGGTCGGAAGCCGGAGGACCGTACAGAGAACGAGGTGAAGCCCGAGAAGCCGGGCGAGCAGCGGGGCCCGGCACCGGAGCAGAAACCGGCGCCGGGGAATCGCCCGTCTCAGACAACCGGGGTACCGGCGCAGGGCTCGTCCGGTCCGACAGCGGAAGCGCCGGCGCAGCCGCGTCCCCCGGCAGATGCGGCACCCGCGCAGAAGGCCGCCGAGGCGCCGTCGAATGCGGCCCCGGAGAAGTCTGTTCAGGGCGACGCCCCGAAGTCCGGTGGTGCATCCGCGGCCGACGGTCAGGGGCGCACAGGGCAGATGCCTCGCTCCGGCGGCCCGACCCCTCCCTGGCAGCGGGGAACGGCCTCGGCGCAGTCGGGTGCCCCGCAGAACGCTCCGCAGACGAACGTTCCCGGTGTCGGCCCCGGCCTCTCCGAACAGGGCGGATCGTCTCAGCGTCCCGCTGCGTCGGCGGGTAAGGGCGCTGCGGCCGGCGGTACGAATCCGTCGACGCGTCCCGTCGTGACGGGTACGGCCGCTCCCAAGGCCACCGGAGGGGCTCGCCCGGCCGGTACTGGAGACGCCGCTCGCGCGGCGGCCGACCGGGTCGCCGCGGCGAAGGCGGATCGGGCTGCCGCGGTGAAGGCGAAGTCGGCGGTCATCGACGGCCCTACCCGGCACATCGAGCGCAAGGATCTCGCCAAGGATCTGCCGGATCTGTCCGCCGTGAAACATCCGTCGTCCGGCTCGCCGAGCACGGGGGAGACCCCTCAGGTGAGCGCGACCGCCGCCACGACTGCGGTTCCCACGGCGATCCCTGCTACCGGACCGCTGCGGGCCACCGTCCAGATCCGCCGTATCGACCCGTGGTCGATGCTGAAGATCTCGTCGGTGATCTCGGTGTCGCTGTTCTTCGTATGGATGATCGCGGTGGGCCTGCTCTACGGCGTGCTGGCCGGTATGGGGGTGTGGGAACGCCTCAACAGTGCGTTCACCGACATCGTCTCCGACTCCGGTAGTGGTGCGCTCGTCTCGGCCGGCCAGGTGTTCGGCTACGCGACGATCATCGGCATCGCCAACACGGTGCTGCTGACGGCTCTCGCGACCCTCGGCGCGTTCATCTACAACCTCTGCACCGATCTCGTCGGTGGTGTTCAGGCGACCCTCGCCGACCCGGATTGA